In one window of Bartonella sp. M0283 DNA:
- a CDS encoding methionine ABC transporter permease — translation MYDVLSKELPKAIIDTIIMTVSSSLMALILGLPIGLILYMTAKGSLFPKENLNRLLSFLVNCVRAIPFIIFAFYLLPVTRIVVGTGVGIKSVIFVLILSATPLYARLAELSFRGVDKGLVEAIRSMGASRMQIVTNVIVPESFSSLVTGFTVMVISIISATSLAGFLGGGGLGDMAIRYGYQRYNPEIMNIVIGVLIIMNLVVQSCGDRLARKLDHSKR, via the coding sequence ATGTATGATGTCCTTTCAAAAGAATTGCCGAAAGCAATTATAGACACCATCATCATGACGGTGAGTTCTTCGCTGATGGCGCTCATTCTGGGTCTGCCGATCGGGCTCATCCTCTATATGACAGCGAAAGGAAGCCTGTTTCCAAAGGAAAATCTCAACCGGTTACTGAGCTTCCTCGTCAATTGCGTGCGCGCCATTCCGTTTATCATTTTCGCTTTTTATCTTCTCCCCGTAACGCGCATCGTTGTCGGCACCGGTGTCGGCATCAAATCTGTTATCTTTGTGCTGATATTATCGGCGACACCACTTTATGCGCGTTTGGCAGAACTGTCATTTCGCGGGGTTGACAAGGGACTTGTCGAAGCTATCCGCTCGATGGGCGCGTCACGCATGCAAATTGTTACCAATGTCATCGTACCGGAATCATTTTCAAGCCTTGTGACCGGCTTTACTGTGATGGTTATTTCAATTATCAGTGCAACGTCGCTTGCCGGTTTTCTGGGGGGTGGCGGTCTTGGTGACATGGCGATCCGCTATGGTTACCAGCGCTATAATCCGGAGATTATGAACATCGTTATCGGTGTTCTGATTATCATGAATCTGGTCGTGCAATCCTGTGGTGACCGGTTGGCCCGCAAGCTTGACCACTCGAAACGTTAG
- a CDS encoding GTP-binding protein has translation MSETEKTPRKIPVTVLTGYLGAGKTTLLNRILTENHGKHYAVIVNEFGEIGIDNDLIVESDEEIYEMNNGCICCTVRGDLVRVVDGLMRRPGRFDGIIIETTGLADPVPVAQTFFMDDDVRAKSQLDAVVALVDAKHLPLELKDSREAEDQIAFADVVLLNKTDLVTPQELADVEATIRAINPAAVIFRTQRSNVDLNEVLDRGAFDLSRALENDPHFLDHDEEEEEHVCGPECDHDHDHDHHHHHHDHEHHHHDGDEHVHGAALHDVTVKSVSLRAGELDPAKFFPWIQQITQTQGPDILRLKGIIAFKGDKDRYVVQGVHMILEGDSQRPWKEGEKHESRLVFIGRKLDAEKLKAGFENCA, from the coding sequence ATGAGCGAGACTGAAAAAACACCCCGCAAAATTCCGGTAACTGTTCTGACCGGTTATCTGGGGGCAGGAAAGACCACACTTCTCAACCGGATTTTGACAGAAAATCATGGCAAGCATTATGCTGTCATTGTCAATGAATTCGGCGAGATCGGCATTGATAATGATCTGATTGTCGAATCAGACGAAGAAATTTACGAGATGAATAATGGTTGTATCTGCTGCACAGTGCGCGGCGATCTTGTCCGTGTTGTTGACGGTTTGATGCGCCGTCCCGGCCGGTTTGACGGTATCATTATCGAAACAACCGGTCTTGCCGATCCGGTTCCTGTTGCACAGACATTTTTTATGGATGATGATGTCAGGGCAAAATCGCAACTTGATGCTGTTGTGGCACTCGTCGACGCAAAACATTTGCCGTTGGAGTTGAAAGACAGTCGTGAAGCAGAAGACCAGATTGCCTTTGCCGACGTGGTCCTTTTGAACAAGACCGATCTTGTGACCCCGCAGGAACTTGCCGATGTTGAAGCAACAATACGCGCAATCAATCCTGCTGCTGTTATCTTTCGCACCCAACGTTCCAATGTCGATTTGAACGAAGTGCTTGATCGCGGTGCGTTCGATTTGAGCCGTGCGCTTGAAAATGACCCTCATTTTCTCGATCATGACGAGGAAGAGGAAGAGCATGTTTGCGGGCCAGAATGCGACCATGATCACGATCATGATCATCACCACCATCATCACGACCACGAACATCACCACCATGACGGGGATGAGCATGTCCATGGGGCAGCACTTCATGATGTGACAGTAAAATCGGTTTCGTTACGCGCGGGCGAACTTGATCCGGCCAAGTTTTTCCCGTGGATCCAGCAGATCACCCAGACACAGGGGCCGGATATTTTAAGACTTAAAGGCATTATCGCTTTCAAAGGCGATAAAGACCGTTATGTTGTGCAAGGTGTCCATATGATTTTGGAAGGCGACAGCCAGAGACCCTGGAAAGAAGGCGAAAAGCATGAAAGCCGTCTGGTCTTTATCGGCCGCAAACTTGATGCCGAAAAGCTCAAAGCCGGTTTCGAGAATTGTGCCTGA
- a CDS encoding creatininase family protein, translating into MNKTDQIIAILPLGAHEYHGPHLPPTTDAVIAGAFAERLASLFPSNSKRLTPLKVESIGYSIEHKERPLTKTLGYSEAIERWISIGADCYKKGIKKILILNAHGGNSPLMNIVITELRCRFKMLAVATSWGRFGLPEGLMTVEEKALDIHAGFIETSLMLYLAPDTVNMEKAQNFSNWQKELQEKFKYLRAYGPFPFGWKMADINRLGASGNALAANREAGKAIFDHAIGGFSGLVEDMFAFDIDELA; encoded by the coding sequence GTGAATAAAACCGATCAAATAATAGCAATTTTGCCTTTGGGTGCCCATGAATATCATGGACCTCATTTGCCGCCGACGACTGATGCTGTCATTGCCGGTGCTTTTGCTGAACGTCTTGCATCCTTGTTTCCAAGCAACTCGAAACGTCTGACACCACTGAAGGTTGAATCTATCGGCTATTCGATTGAACATAAAGAACGGCCGCTCACAAAAACATTGGGATATTCAGAAGCAATTGAACGTTGGATTTCGATTGGTGCCGATTGCTATAAAAAAGGAATTAAAAAAATTCTCATCCTCAATGCTCATGGTGGCAATTCGCCATTGATGAATATTGTCATTACCGAATTGCGTTGTCGTTTCAAAATGCTTGCCGTTGCTACCAGTTGGGGACGGTTTGGTCTGCCGGAAGGTTTGATGACGGTCGAGGAAAAAGCCCTTGATATTCATGCCGGCTTTATTGAAACGTCACTTATGCTTTATCTTGCGCCCGACACCGTCAATATGGAAAAAGCACAAAATTTTTCCAATTGGCAAAAAGAGCTTCAAGAAAAATTCAAATATCTCAGGGCTTATGGGCCATTTCCCTTCGGCTGGAAAATGGCGGATATCAATAGACTGGGGGCCTCAGGAAATGCACTTGCCGCAAATAGAGAGGCAGGAAAAGCAATATTCGATCACGCAATCGGAGGTTTTAGCGGCCTTGTTGAGGATATGTTCGCTTTTGATATTGACGAACTCGCCTAG
- a CDS encoding Re/Si-specific NAD(P)(+) transhydrogenase subunit alpha encodes MGQTIFVAKETAEGETRVAASPETVKKLINLGYDVSVEKGAGLQSLISDEDYKEAGAKIVGVNEANKADIILKLRRPDAKEISLYKKGANLIGILDPFGHEDDVKAMAKAGLNAFSMEFMPRITRAQVMDVLSSQANLAGYQAVIDAAEYYDRALPMMMTAAGTVPAAKVFVMGAGVAGLQAIATARRLGASVTANDVRPAAKEQVASLGAKFIAVEDDEFKAAETAGGYAKEMSKEYQQKQAVLTAEHIAKQDIVITTALIPGRPAPRLITKDMLKTMRQGSVVVDLAVERGGNVEGAVANKVVEVEGVKIIGFTNVPGRIAATASKLYARNLYAFVDIMTNKETKAFTIDRNDELVKATLLTFDGHVVHPRFAEESEKKAADKKPSLAKKADEKAEKPAKHTSSKSKETAAKADKKPNEKGAK; translated from the coding sequence TTGGGTCAAACAATTTTTGTTGCCAAAGAAACAGCCGAAGGGGAAACGCGCGTTGCCGCATCTCCGGAAACTGTCAAAAAGCTTATCAATCTCGGCTATGATGTGTCGGTCGAGAAAGGTGCCGGTCTCCAGTCCTTGATAAGTGACGAGGACTACAAGGAAGCCGGTGCAAAAATCGTTGGTGTAAACGAAGCTAATAAAGCCGACATCATTTTGAAATTGCGCCGTCCGGATGCCAAGGAAATATCCCTCTATAAAAAGGGTGCCAACCTTATCGGCATTCTCGATCCATTCGGTCACGAGGATGATGTCAAGGCCATGGCCAAAGCCGGACTAAATGCTTTTTCAATGGAATTCATGCCGCGCATTACGCGTGCGCAAGTCATGGATGTTCTGTCATCACAGGCAAATCTTGCCGGTTATCAGGCAGTGATTGATGCTGCCGAATATTACGACCGTGCCCTTCCCATGATGATGACCGCGGCAGGAACCGTTCCGGCTGCCAAGGTTTTCGTTATGGGCGCCGGCGTTGCCGGTCTTCAGGCAATTGCCACCGCACGACGGCTTGGTGCATCGGTTACAGCAAATGACGTCCGTCCTGCCGCAAAAGAACAGGTCGCTTCCCTTGGTGCAAAATTCATCGCCGTCGAGGATGATGAATTCAAAGCGGCTGAAACAGCTGGCGGCTATGCCAAGGAAATGTCGAAAGAATATCAGCAAAAGCAAGCGGTTTTGACTGCCGAGCATATTGCCAAACAGGATATTGTTATTACAACCGCTTTGATTCCCGGTCGTCCGGCACCACGGCTTATCACCAAGGATATGCTCAAAACCATGCGCCAGGGTTCGGTCGTAGTTGATCTTGCTGTTGAAAGAGGTGGCAATGTCGAAGGCGCCGTTGCCAACAAGGTTGTTGAAGTGGAAGGCGTTAAAATTATCGGCTTTACCAATGTTCCGGGCCGCATTGCCGCTACTGCTTCAAAGCTTTATGCGCGCAATCTTTATGCCTTTGTCGATATCATGACAAACAAGGAGACGAAGGCATTTACCATCGACCGGAATGACGAGCTTGTGAAAGCAACATTGCTTACTTTTGACGGTCATGTTGTTCATCCCCGCTTTGCAGAAGAATCGGAGAAAAAAGCCGCCGATAAAAAACCGTCTTTAGCAAAAAAAGCCGATGAAAAGGCTGAAAAACCGGCAAAGCACACATCCTCGAAATCTAAAGAAACAGCCGCAAAAGCGGATAAAAAACCAAATGAAAAAGGAGCCAAATAA
- a CDS encoding alkene reductase translates to MTSLFDPIKAGDLVLKNRIAMAPLTRARSPNATPNDLNVIYYRQRSTAGLIVSEGTAISQQGQGNIDVPGLYEKAQLAGWKKVTDAVHEEGGKIVAQLWHTGRISHSSLQPSGKPPVAPSALQAKARTYIKDKNGQGEFVQTSTPRALDASEIPGIIDDYRKAARNAVDIAGFDGVEIHSANGYLLDQFLRSESNHRTDEFGGSIENRCRFPLLVAEAVAKEIGGGRTGIRISPVTPANDAHDPDPQPLFDFYVDALAAYELAFIHLIEGATGGDRNYTEADYAFDYKRLKHVYRDAGGNGAWMVNNGYTAEMAEKAVGSGYADIVSFGRPFIANPDLVRRIKEHAPWNEVDQTTLYGGNEKGYTDYPTLG, encoded by the coding sequence ATGACATCACTTTTTGACCCGATCAAGGCAGGAGACCTTGTTCTAAAAAACCGCATTGCCATGGCGCCGCTGACACGCGCTCGCTCGCCCAATGCAACACCCAATGATTTGAATGTTATCTATTATCGCCAACGCTCGACCGCCGGCCTTATTGTCTCGGAGGGTACGGCCATTTCACAACAGGGACAAGGCAATATCGACGTTCCGGGCCTTTACGAGAAAGCCCAGCTTGCCGGTTGGAAAAAAGTAACCGATGCTGTTCATGAAGAAGGCGGCAAAATTGTTGCCCAGCTTTGGCACACGGGTCGTATTTCCCACAGTTCATTGCAACCTTCAGGCAAACCACCTGTCGCCCCCTCCGCCCTTCAGGCAAAAGCCCGAACCTATATTAAAGACAAGAATGGTCAGGGTGAATTTGTACAAACATCGACACCGCGTGCATTGGACGCATCGGAAATTCCCGGCATTATCGACGATTATCGCAAAGCTGCACGCAATGCTGTAGATATTGCCGGTTTTGACGGCGTGGAAATTCACTCGGCCAATGGCTATTTGCTTGACCAGTTCTTGCGCTCCGAATCGAACCACCGCACCGACGAATTTGGCGGGTCGATTGAAAATCGTTGCCGTTTCCCGCTGCTTGTTGCCGAAGCCGTTGCAAAAGAAATCGGCGGTGGCAGAACCGGTATCCGCATTTCTCCGGTGACACCTGCCAATGATGCCCATGATCCGGACCCGCAGCCGCTTTTTGATTTTTATGTCGATGCTTTGGCAGCCTATGAGCTTGCTTTCATCCACCTCATTGAAGGCGCAACGGGAGGCGACCGCAATTATACGGAAGCCGATTATGCCTTCGACTATAAGCGTTTGAAACACGTCTATCGCGATGCCGGTGGCAATGGTGCGTGGATGGTCAATAATGGCTATACCGCCGAAATGGCTGAAAAAGCTGTCGGGTCGGGCTATGCCGATATTGTATCTTTCGGCCGTCCGTTTATTGCCAATCCCGATCTTGTTCGCCGTATCAAAGAGCATGCTCCATGGAACGAGGTTGACCAGACAACACTCTATGGCGGCAATGAAAAAGGCTATACCGATTACCCGACTTTGGGCTGA
- a CDS encoding WD40 repeat domain-containing protein, with protein MPTIAHCDLDSYCLLAGFLDDQPVFVTANGEITLLGEKQKVVEAHQGIASVALAKDKKSIITGGEDGRICRTTSDLQCSELARHEKKWITSVAAGPDNSYAFAFSRTAWADGGKGADGGKRLQEFDHERSVEDLAFAPKGLRFAVARYNGVTLHWLGADTKPTDLTWKGAHFAVTFSPDGRYVISSMQENALHGWRLSDDQHLRMSGYPAKVKSWSWSAKGKWLATSGAPAAIVWPFQAKDGPMGKAPLELGTRADAMVTCVCCHPEEDIVAAGFNDGMILFIRFADAKEVLLRRPGKGAISTMAWDDKGYRLAFGSESGEAGIIDISA; from the coding sequence ATGCCGACAATTGCACATTGTGACCTCGACAGCTATTGCCTGTTGGCGGGGTTTTTAGATGATCAGCCGGTCTTTGTGACGGCAAATGGTGAAATCACCCTGCTTGGCGAAAAACAAAAAGTGGTCGAGGCGCATCAAGGGATTGCCTCCGTTGCTTTAGCCAAAGACAAGAAATCGATTATTACCGGCGGTGAAGACGGCCGGATTTGCCGCACGACGAGTGACCTTCAATGCAGCGAGCTTGCCCGTCATGAAAAAAAGTGGATCACCTCGGTTGCAGCCGGTCCCGACAATTCTTACGCCTTTGCTTTTTCACGCACTGCATGGGCCGATGGCGGCAAGGGAGCCGATGGAGGCAAGAGGCTTCAGGAGTTTGATCACGAGCGCAGTGTTGAAGATCTTGCTTTTGCACCAAAAGGGCTAAGATTTGCGGTGGCACGATATAATGGCGTGACATTGCATTGGCTCGGCGCTGACACAAAGCCCACCGACCTTACATGGAAGGGCGCACATTTTGCCGTTACATTTTCGCCCGATGGCCGTTATGTCATTTCGTCGATGCAGGAAAATGCCTTGCATGGATGGCGGTTGAGTGATGACCAGCATTTGCGCATGAGCGGCTATCCCGCAAAGGTCAAGAGTTGGTCATGGAGTGCCAAAGGTAAGTGGCTTGCCACGTCCGGCGCTCCGGCTGCCATTGTCTGGCCGTTTCAGGCCAAAGATGGACCGATGGGAAAAGCACCCCTTGAACTCGGCACCCGTGCCGATGCCATGGTCACATGTGTGTGCTGCCATCCGGAAGAAGACATTGTTGCTGCCGGTTTTAATGACGGCATGATTTTGTTCATCCGCTTTGCCGATGCGAAAGAAGTGCTTTTGCGCCGTCCAGGAAAAGGTGCCATTTCAACTATGGCCTGGGACGATAAAGGCTATCGGCTGGCATTCGGCTCAGAAAGCGGGGAAGCTGGCATTATCGATATTTCAGCCTGA
- a CDS encoding LacI family DNA-binding transcriptional regulator codes for MAQKIKLSTIADALNVSTATVSLALRDSPLVADDTREKIKDYARNIGYIYNRRAASLRTSRSGIVGVVVHDIMNPFFAEILRSIETELDRSRQTFILSNHYDQLDKQRNFLETLLQLGADGVIMSPAIGTPAKDIEMAQNNGLPVVFVARHVEGVDVPVFRGDDTYGISLATNHLISLGHKCIAMVGGTDYTSTGHDRYEGYRHAMQLAGLEVKPEWRLEGPRTKQAGFEIAPQFLALKDKPTAAVCFNDLAAIGLMNGIARAGLIAGRDISVTGYDDLEEAEIATPSLTTVWNGQREVGRRAARALLDLLNGIEVKNGHDLIKPELRIRQSTGRMAPRKD; via the coding sequence TTGGCACAAAAAATTAAACTTTCCACAATTGCTGATGCGTTGAATGTTTCGACAGCCACCGTCTCGTTGGCACTGCGTGACAGCCCGCTGGTAGCAGATGATACACGTGAAAAAATCAAGGATTACGCCCGTAATATCGGCTATATTTATAATCGCCGTGCAGCAAGTTTGCGCACATCGCGCTCGGGCATTGTGGGGGTTGTTGTCCACGACATTATGAATCCGTTTTTTGCCGAAATATTGCGCTCGATTGAAACGGAACTCGACCGTTCACGGCAAACATTCATCCTCTCCAACCATTATGACCAATTGGACAAGCAACGCAATTTTCTGGAAACGCTTCTCCAGCTTGGTGCAGATGGCGTGATCATGTCACCGGCAATCGGCACCCCTGCAAAAGACATTGAAATGGCACAAAATAACGGTTTGCCTGTTGTCTTTGTTGCCCGCCATGTTGAAGGAGTGGACGTACCGGTTTTTCGCGGCGACGATACTTACGGCATTTCTCTTGCCACCAACCATCTTATCTCGCTCGGGCATAAATGCATCGCGATGGTTGGCGGTACCGACTATACCTCGACAGGCCATGACCGTTATGAAGGCTATCGCCATGCCATGCAACTTGCCGGACTTGAGGTCAAACCGGAATGGCGTCTTGAAGGACCGCGGACAAAACAGGCTGGCTTCGAGATAGCGCCGCAATTTCTGGCACTCAAAGATAAACCGACTGCCGCCGTCTGTTTCAATGACCTTGCCGCAATCGGCTTGATGAACGGAATTGCCCGTGCCGGCCTTATTGCGGGACGGGATATTTCTGTGACGGGCTATGATGATCTTGAAGAAGCTGAAATTGCCACCCCCTCACTCACAACAGTCTGGAACGGTCAGCGGGAAGTCGGAAGGCGTGCAGCGCGTGCGCTCCTTGACCTTTTAAACGGAATCGAAGTCAAGAATGGTCATGATCTCATTAAACCGGAACTGCGCATTCGCCAGTCAACCGGTCGCATGGCACCGCGAAAAGACTGA
- a CDS encoding gamma-glutamyl-gamma-aminobutyrate hydrolase family protein — translation MAEHLKPLIAVPADCPAFEGYVWHGAPQQYLEAASKVADVAALIVPSLGAGADVQSILAVVDGVLITGAKSNVNPARYGETATADHEPFDFARDETSFFLIDAAIRQGLPLLAICRGIQELNVALGGTLSPALQKIPGKLDHRANDKSDSDKKFAIRQPVHVSANTLLANIVGTGEIMVNSVHQQGINKLAPRLVAEATAPDGTIEAVSVKDAKEFALGVQWHPEYWATSDIPSNKIFKAFGAAVHHHKDRRLQKPVS, via the coding sequence ATGGCTGAACATTTAAAACCGCTTATTGCGGTACCTGCCGATTGCCCAGCTTTTGAAGGTTATGTCTGGCATGGTGCACCTCAGCAATATCTTGAAGCCGCGTCGAAAGTGGCCGATGTTGCCGCCCTTATCGTGCCATCACTTGGGGCCGGAGCCGATGTCCAGTCTATCCTTGCGGTGGTTGATGGTGTTCTCATCACCGGCGCAAAATCCAATGTAAATCCGGCGCGTTATGGTGAAACGGCAACCGCCGACCATGAACCATTCGATTTTGCCCGAGACGAAACATCTTTTTTCCTCATTGATGCGGCAATCAGGCAAGGTTTGCCGCTTCTTGCCATTTGTCGCGGCATACAGGAACTCAATGTCGCTCTTGGCGGAACACTTTCACCGGCGCTACAAAAAATACCGGGGAAACTCGATCACAGAGCGAATGATAAAAGTGATAGTGACAAAAAATTTGCCATCAGGCAACCGGTTCATGTGAGCGCGAATACATTGCTTGCAAACATTGTAGGAACGGGCGAAATCATGGTGAATTCTGTTCACCAACAGGGAATCAACAAGCTGGCGCCGCGTCTTGTTGCCGAAGCAACAGCGCCCGATGGCACAATTGAAGCCGTCAGTGTGAAGGATGCAAAAGAGTTTGCACTTGGTGTCCAATGGCATCCCGAATATTGGGCAACAAGCGATATACCATCAAACAAGATATTCAAAGCATTCGGCGCGGCGGTTCATCATCATAAAGATCGGCGTCTTCAAAAACCGGTGTCTTGA
- a CDS encoding Tex family protein: protein MTTIAQSICQTIAGDIKASQSQVAAAIGLIDEGATIPFIARYRKEVTGGLDDGQLRLLSERLIYLREMEARREAIIQAIREQNKLTPELEESLREASSKAELEDLYLPFKPKRRTRAEIAKENGLLPLAEEILKNRKEEPELLAKDYINDKISDVKSALDGVRDIISETMAENAELIGNLRHYMQSHAFIHAKVIAGKEQEGAKFSDYFDHREKWSTVPSHRALAMFRGRNEEILNVDIEVDEDIPNGEKPVIKLIKQAYKIGNQLPGDIFLVTVALWAWRVKLSLHLSLDLMRDLHERADEEAISVFARNLKALLLAAPAGERASMGLDPGIRTGVKVAVVDKTGKLKETATIYPFPPKNDVRGAEAVLAALIKKHQVDLIAIGNGTASRETEKLVGDLLKYMPAPRPTKVIVSEAGASVYSASELAANEFPDLDVSLRGAVSIARRLQDPLAELVKIEPKSIGVGQYQHDVDQFELMRALDGVVEDAVNAVGVDLNTASPSLLARVSGVGASLADAIVAYRDENGPFKNRNGLKSVPRLGAKTFEQCAGFLRIRNGDEPLDASAVHPEAYSVARKIVAACGRDLRSLMGDSAALKKLDPKTFIDERFGLPTIKDILSELEKPGRDPRPEFKTATFAEGVDEISDLKPGMKLEGNVTNVANFGAFVDIGVHQDGLVHISQLADTYVSDPHKVVKAGDIVSVTVIDVDPARKRISLSMKKHLDNPDSRAKTASSENSQRNHPHQVKNKKLVSQEGSFGSALAEALRKRH from the coding sequence ATGACGACAATTGCGCAATCAATCTGCCAAACAATTGCTGGCGACATCAAGGCAAGTCAATCTCAGGTTGCTGCCGCCATCGGCCTCATTGACGAGGGGGCAACCATTCCCTTCATTGCCCGCTATCGCAAGGAAGTAACCGGCGGCCTTGATGATGGACAATTGCGCCTGTTGTCGGAACGGCTCATTTATCTTCGTGAAATGGAAGCACGTCGCGAAGCGATTATTCAAGCAATTCGCGAGCAGAACAAGCTTACGCCGGAACTGGAAGAATCTTTAAGGGAAGCAAGCTCAAAGGCCGAATTGGAAGACCTTTATCTGCCGTTCAAGCCGAAGCGGCGCACCCGTGCCGAAATTGCCAAAGAAAACGGATTATTGCCGCTTGCCGAGGAAATTTTGAAAAACCGCAAGGAAGAGCCGGAACTTCTTGCCAAAGATTATATCAATGACAAAATTTCCGATGTCAAATCTGCTCTTGACGGTGTTCGTGATATTATTTCGGAAACTATGGCGGAAAATGCCGAACTCATCGGAAATTTACGCCACTATATGCAATCACACGCCTTTATCCATGCCAAGGTTATTGCCGGTAAAGAGCAGGAAGGTGCGAAATTTTCCGATTATTTCGACCATAGAGAAAAATGGTCGACTGTGCCTAGCCATCGCGCATTGGCAATGTTTCGCGGGCGTAACGAAGAAATCCTGAATGTCGATATTGAAGTTGACGAAGATATTCCAAATGGCGAAAAACCGGTCATAAAGCTTATCAAACAGGCCTACAAAATCGGCAATCAGCTTCCCGGAGATATTTTTCTTGTGACTGTCGCTTTATGGGCATGGCGGGTAAAACTATCTCTACATCTTTCGCTTGATTTGATGCGCGATTTGCATGAGCGGGCCGATGAAGAAGCAATTTCTGTTTTTGCCCGTAATCTCAAAGCACTTTTATTGGCTGCACCGGCGGGCGAAAGAGCATCAATGGGGCTTGATCCGGGCATCCGTACCGGTGTCAAGGTTGCAGTGGTCGATAAAACCGGAAAACTCAAGGAAACCGCAACTATCTATCCGTTCCCGCCGAAAAATGATGTTCGCGGTGCAGAGGCGGTGCTTGCCGCTCTCATTAAAAAACATCAGGTTGATCTCATCGCTATCGGCAACGGCACAGCAAGCCGCGAGACAGAAAAACTTGTTGGCGATTTATTGAAATATATGCCAGCGCCCCGTCCGACAAAAGTTATTGTTTCGGAAGCCGGTGCTTCTGTCTATTCGGCTTCCGAACTTGCAGCCAACGAATTTCCCGATCTTGATGTATCACTACGCGGGGCAGTGTCGATTGCACGGCGTTTGCAGGACCCGCTTGCCGAATTGGTTAAAATCGAACCGAAATCTATCGGTGTCGGGCAATATCAGCATGATGTCGACCAGTTCGAGTTGATGCGGGCTTTAGATGGTGTTGTCGAAGATGCTGTGAATGCCGTTGGCGTTGACCTTAACACCGCTTCGCCATCTCTGCTTGCCCGTGTTTCGGGGGTGGGGGCATCATTGGCCGATGCAATTGTTGCTTATCGTGATGAAAATGGCCCATTCAAAAATCGTAACGGGTTGAAGTCGGTACCGCGACTGGGGGCAAAAACATTCGAGCAATGTGCAGGTTTCTTACGTATCCGGAATGGCGATGAACCGCTTGATGCTTCGGCAGTTCATCCGGAAGCCTATAGCGTTGCACGCAAGATTGTTGCTGCATGTGGCCGTGACTTGCGTTCTTTGATGGGCGATAGCGCAGCTTTGAAAAAACTCGACCCGAAAACATTTATTGACGAGCGGTTCGGTTTGCCGACCATTAAAGATATTTTGAGCGAATTGGAAAAACCCGGCCGTGACCCACGACCGGAATTCAAAACAGCAACATTTGCGGAAGGTGTTGACGAGATTTCAGACCTCAAACCGGGCATGAAACTTGAAGGAAACGTGACGAATGTTGCCAATTTTGGCGCATTTGTCGATATTGGCGTGCATCAGGACGGGCTTGTCCATATTTCGCAACTTGCAGACACTTATGTGAGTGACCCGCATAAAGTTGTGAAAGCCGGAGATATTGTTTCTGTGACAGTGATTGATGTTGATCCAGCACGCAAACGCATCTCGCTAAGCATGAAAAAACATCTCGATAATCCGGATAGTCGCGCAAAAACTGCTTCTTCGGAAAATTCGCAACGTAATCATCCGCATCAGGTGAAAAATAAAAAGTTAGTCTCTCAAGAGGGCAGTTTCGGTTCGGCTCTTGCAGAAGCATTGCGCAAACGCCATTAA
- a CDS encoding MarR family winged helix-turn-helix transcriptional regulator, with protein MLDKTQIPALDIFQSTARMMKTLLARRLYEFGLYAGQDRIILLLAMKDGQSPGSLAKRLGVKPPTVTKTIARLQEQGFVTKRGSHKDQRQLHVFLTKDGHKIVDLIERAIAETEREVTGGLDEQEQFTLLTLMDRIHKNLEQRQSLLTDIYIDEHASII; from the coding sequence ATGCTAGACAAAACTCAGATACCAGCGTTGGACATCTTTCAATCAACAGCAAGAATGATGAAAACTTTATTGGCTCGTCGTCTTTATGAATTCGGCTTATATGCTGGTCAAGATAGAATAATTTTGTTGTTGGCGATGAAAGACGGGCAATCGCCCGGAAGCCTGGCCAAACGCTTGGGCGTAAAACCTCCCACAGTAACAAAAACAATAGCACGTCTTCAGGAACAAGGTTTTGTTACCAAGCGCGGTTCACACAAAGACCAGCGCCAACTTCATGTTTTCCTGACAAAAGATGGCCATAAAATTGTTGACCTGATCGAAAGGGCGATTGCGGAGACAGAGAGGGAAGTAACAGGCGGTCTTGATGAACAAGAGCAGTTTACACTGCTCACACTCATGGACAGAATCCATAAAAATCTTGAGCAGCGGCAATCGCTTTTAACTGATATTTATATCGATGAACATGCGAGCATTATTTAA